The following proteins come from a genomic window of Miscanthus floridulus cultivar M001 chromosome 2, ASM1932011v1, whole genome shotgun sequence:
- the LOC136522616 gene encoding CBL-interacting protein kinase 7, producing MAGTKSKSSTKAGSPLLGKYELGHLLGRGNFAKVYHARCLAGGDPVAVKVLDKPELAAVGMASRLLREVSAMRRLSHPNVLRLHEVLATRSKVYLVMELAPGGDLLSRLASMPLRRLPEHAARRVFLQLASALIYSHARGVFHRDVKPQNVLLDADGNLKVSDFGLAALPDSLRDDGHLHTACGTPAFAAPEVLRRKAYDGAKADAWSCGVILFVLLAGHLPFDDANIADMCRKAHRREYTVPRWVSQPARRLVARLLDPNPATRLAVAELASHPWFKRSLSVDSQLGGLLGGQAERELAFQAPPALNAFDIISMSPGLDLSGLFRESRRSREKRFMTTASPEQTVERLGQAGAKLGYFMVGKKGMERLPLGGLSGLVAMSMEMSEVSPELMLVELRLEGGDGDSDEAEAFGWEELRVELGDVVTAWHVCEEG from the coding sequence ATGGCCGGCACCAAGAGCAAGTCGTCCACCAAGGCCGGCTCGCCGCTCCTCGGCAAGTACGAGCTCGGCCACCTCCTCGGCCGAGGCAACTTCGCCAAGGTATACCACGCGCGCTGCCTCGCCGGGGGCGACCCCGTGGCCGTGAAGGTTCTCGACAAGCCCGAGCTGGCCGCCGTGGGCATGGCGTCGCGGCTCCTGCGCGAGGTCTCCGCCATGCGGCGGCTGAGCCACCCCAACGTGCTCCGCCTCCACGAGGTGCTGGCCACGCGGTCCAAGGTGTACCTCGTGATGGAGCTGGCCCCGGGCGGGGACCTCCTGTCCCGCCTCGCCTCCATGCCGTTGCGCAGGCTCCCCGAGCACGCCGCGCGGCGCGTGTTCCTGCAGCTGGCGTCGGCGCTCATCTACAGCCACGCGCGTGGGGTGTTCCACCGCGACGTGAAGCCGCAGAACGTGCTCCTGGACGCCGACGGCAACCTCAAGGTGTCCGACTTCGGGCTGGCCGCGCTCCCGGACTCGCTCCGCGACGACGGGCACCTGCACACGGCGTGCGGCACCCCGGCGTTCGCGGCGCCCGAGGTGCTCCGCCGGAAGGCCTACGACGGCGCCAAGGCCGACGCGTGGTCCTGCGGCGTCATCCTCTTCGTCCTCCTCGCGGGCCACCTCCCCTTTGACGACGCCAACATCGCCGACATGTGCCGCAAGGCGCACCGCCGGGAGTACACCGTGCCACGGTGGGTGTCGCAGCCGGCGCGCCGCCTCGTGGCGCGCCTGCTGGACCCGAACCCGGCGACGCGCCTCGCCGTCGCGGAGCTGGCCAGCCACCCCTGGTTCAAGCGCTCGCTCAGCGTGGACTCCCAGCTCGGGGGCCTGCTGGGCGGCCAGGCGGAGCGCGAGCTAGCGTTCCAGGCCCCGCCGGCGCTGAACGccttcgacatcatctccatgtccCCCGGGCTCGACCTGTCGGGGCTGTTCCGCGAGAGCAGGCGCAGCCGCGAGAAGCGGTTCATGACGACGGCGTCGCCCGAGCAGACGGTGGAGCGGCTCGGGCAggctggcgccaagctcggctaCTTCATGGTGGGGAAGAAGGGAATGGAGCGCCTGCCGCTGGGCGGCCTGTCGGGTCTCGTGGCCATGTCGATGGAGATGTCGGAGGTGTCGCCGGAGCTGATGCTAGTGGAGCTGAGGCTggagggcggcgacggcgacagcgACGAGGCCGAGGCGTTCGGGTGGGAGGAGCTCCGGGTGGAGCTGGGCGACGTGGTGACAGCATGGCACGTGTGCGAAGAAGGTTGA